The following are encoded in a window of Pseudomonadota bacterium genomic DNA:
- the secG gene encoding preprotein translocase subunit SecG, with the protein MLTAIAIIHVIMCIALILIVLLQTGRGSEIGAAFGSGSSQTLFGSSGTTSFMTKLTTITVVVFMTTSLLLAYFYSHKESMIKKAPAQTEERLPVKDKN; encoded by the coding sequence ATGTTAACAGCTATAGCCATTATTCATGTTATTATGTGTATTGCTCTTATTCTTATAGTTCTCTTGCAGACAGGAAGAGGTTCTGAGATTGGGGCAGCCTTTGGGAGCGGGTCGAGTCAGACACTCTTTGGTAGTTCAGGTACTACGAGTTTTATGACCAAGCTTACTACAATTACTGTTGTAGTGTTTATGACGACGAGCCTTTTGCTTGCATATTTTTATAGTCACAAGGAATCCATGATAAAAAAGGCTCCTGCACAAACTGAGGAAAGGTTACCGGTCAAGGATAAAAATTGA